The Streptomyces sp. V4I8 genome includes the window CCCCGAGGAGCAGGGTGGCGGCGGCGCGCGGCAGGAGGGTCATCCGTGTCATACGAGCGGGATGTTGATGCAGGTGAGGATGACCGCCTGGGCCTTGAGCCGCTGTGTGGTGGCGTTGGGGTCGAGGCGTACCTTCTCGGCGTTCTGGACGGCCTCCAGGAAGGGCGTGTCCGGCTTCAGGTCGCTGTCGGTGTCGACGAGTTCGTTCGGCTCGAAGGCTCCGTTGGCGAAATTGAGCCAGGCGGCGAGCAGTTGGCGGTCGAGGGAACGCTTGGGGTCGAGGAGCAGATTGAGGAAGAGGACGTCCGCGGCCTTGTCCTGGGTGGAGACGTCGACCTTCTCGGAGAACACCGCGCTCGCGTGCTGGACGATCTTCAGATAGCAGTCCAGCGTCTTCTTGCCGAGCCCGGTGAGGTCGCCGGTCAGGTATTTGACGTACCAGACGTCGGCGAGCATCGACAGCGGGGCGTTGCCCTGGACGATGACGGGCATTGCGTCGCTCCCCGTACCCCCGTCGTCGTCGCGTGCCGTGAAGGACAGGTCGTACAGGCAGGGCTTGGCGTACGTGTGGGCCTGGGCGTCCGTCAGGTCGCGCGGCTGGACGCTGGGGCTGCGGGCGGGGTCGGGGTCGGGCGGGTTGACGAGCGAGGTGGTCGTGGTGGCGGGTGTCCCGTCGCCCCACGCCCAGCTCATGGTCTCGTCGTCGCTGCCGGGGTCGGTGACCCGGGCGGTGTACCGGTGCTCCTCGCCCGCGTGGACGACGAGGGTCCGCCCGCCCGCGAGCGGTACGGCATCGGTCTTGTCGATGGCGGCGGTCGGGTCGACGTTGGCGACGGTGATCTCGGCGTCGCGGCAGGTGGTGGTGTCGTCGTCGTTGCCGCAGATCTTCACGGTGAAGGTGCCGTTGTCGCCGAAGACGAGTTCGCGGCTGAAGGTGAGGGTGGCGTCGGGACGGTTGTTCTCCAGCTGTCCGGGGAGGGCGACGGGCTTGCCGTCGCCGGGGTCGATGGTGGCGGTGAGCGGGTCGAGCCAGCCCGGGTCGGTGACCGTGCCGGCGACGGTGAGCTTGCCGCCCTCCTCACGCGGGCCCTGAACGGTGAAGGCCACCGTGGGCGCCACGTTGGTGACGGTCACGGTCGCCGTGTCGGTGTCGGCCCCGGCGGCGTTGCCGACGCGCAGGCCTACGGTGTACGTGCCGTCCCGGCCGACCCGGTCGAAGAGCGGGCTGACGCCGGTCGCGTCGTCGTAGGCGCCGTCGCCGTCGAAGTCCCAGCTGTAGCTGCCGCCGCCACCGGGGACGGTGGAGCCGCTCGCGTCGAGCCGCACGTCGGCGCCCTCCTCTGTGGAGTACGGCCCGCCCGCGTCGGCGGTGGGCCGGCAGCTCGCGGGGTAGTCGGTGGCCGGGTTGGCCTGGTCCTGGCTCGGTGAGGTGGCGCTCGCGCCCATGCCCCGGCCGGCGAACACGCCCCACAGCAGGCATTGGTTGGCGCCGCCGTGGTTGGCCCGGTCGGCGGCGAGGATGCCGTCGCGGGCGTCCAGGAAGTCGGGTGAGGACGGCGTGAGCTTCATGCCGTCGACCATCAGCTGCTCGTGCCGCTGCTTGCCGGTGGCGTAGCCGTACGCGCCGACGAGCGCGGTGCGCATGTCCCACATGGCCGTGGCCCAGATCTCGCCGTCGGAGTGCACCTGGCAGCCGCCGGAGCAGAGGTCGGCGTAGGTGAGGTCGCTGTCGTCGTACGCGACGCTGCGTATGCCGGTGGGCCGGCCGTTGTTGTACTCGCCGTACACCGGGTCGTTCCACAGCGAGGTGGCCACCGCGTCGCTCCAGCCCTCGCCGAGCGCGCCGGTCTGCTCACCGTCGCCCAGGTCGCCGCCGCCGACGAGCCGGTTGGACAGGCCGTGGCTGTACTCGTGGGCGATGGTGTCGCCGTTCATGGCCCGGTGGATGTTGTGGTTGCCGCAGGAGGCGCGTCCGACGAAGAGGCGCATGGTGCCGTTCTCGCCGTCGGCGGGGGTGCTGAAGTTGGCGTTGCAGGCGGAGTCCCCGTTGGCGTCGAAGTCGACGTAGACGTCGACACGGTCGCCGCCGGAGCCGCCGCCTCCGAGGTTGTCCTCCTGGAAGTTGCCCGACGCCTCGTCGAAGCCGAGCCCGTAGAGGTGGTCGTGCATGCGGTTGGTGTAGTAGAAGGCCTGGGTGACGACCGCGTCCCGGTCGGTGGTGAGGTCGGTGCCGCCGCTGGTGCGGAAGGCGTCCGTGAAGGTGTAGTCGAAATGCTGGTACGCCGGGTCTCCGGCGGCCGGGGTCTGGGGCTGGTGGCCGAGCGTCTCGTCGCCGTCGGGGTCCTGGGAGACCTCGGCGTTGTTGCCGGTGGTGACCCGGCCGGTGACCCAGGAACGGCCGAGGCCGCTGAAGGGGACGGTCGTCGCGCTGCCGAGGGTGGGGTTCTGATCGGTGAAGACCCGGCCCTCGGGGCCCTCGTTGCTGGTGAGGTCGGTGCGCAGGAGGACGGTGCCGTTCCCGGCGTCGACGACGGTGTCGTACAGATGGTGGTTGTCGGCGGTGAGCGTGGTCCGCCAGGCCGGGCGGGCGGTGCCGTCGGCGAGCGGGAAGGTGACCCTCGTGGCGGTGGCGGTGCCGGGCGGGGTGTCGGTGCCGACGGAGGCCGCGGCCCGGTCCAGCGCGTCGCCCTTGTCGAGGGCGACCGTCCCGGTGGCGCGGGCGTCTTGGACGAGGCTGCCGGTGACGGTGAGGATACGGCCGGCCTTGTCGACGGCGACCGAGAGGCGGGCACCATGCACGGGGACGCCCCGGTCACTCTGGCCGACGAAGACATGCCGTACGCCGTTGTGCTCGGTGCGGTACGACTTGACGACGGTGAGGGCGTCCAACTCGGCGGCGGAGAGGCCGTAGAGGTCCGCGTGGTCGCGTATGTGGTCCAGCGCGAGGGTGCGCGGGTCGGCGGTGCTGGTGGCGGTGAGGGCATTGCGGCCCTGCGGGGTGAGCCGCTTCGGCGTACCGAACCGGCTCCAGCGGATCGCCGTGCCGTCGAGTTCCTGCGCGGCCCGCAGCTGCCCGGCCGTGGGCGTGACGCGCTGGTCACCGCGTACGTCGATGTTCGGGTACGGCATGTCGGGCTGTTCCTGGGCCGGTCGCTTCTGCGTCCCCTGGGCACCGGGACGTTCGCCGGCGGCGGCCGACGACGGTGCGACCGTGACCGCCGGCAGTGCGAGCAGAACCGCACCGATGAGCAGTGATCTTGCGCGCATCGATAAGCGTGTGGGTGGCATTCCCTCTCCCCCGTCCGTTGACTTCCTGAGTGCGGACCGAGCACACCGTACGTGCGCATGACAATTCAGCGGAAGAGTGCATACGCCCCACAGCGGCGC containing:
- a CDS encoding M36 family metallopeptidase — its product is MRARSLLIGAVLLALPAVTVAPSSAAAGERPGAQGTQKRPAQEQPDMPYPNIDVRGDQRVTPTAGQLRAAQELDGTAIRWSRFGTPKRLTPQGRNALTATSTADPRTLALDHIRDHADLYGLSAAELDALTVVKSYRTEHNGVRHVFVGQSDRGVPVHGARLSVAVDKAGRILTVTGSLVQDARATGTVALDKGDALDRAAASVGTDTPPGTATATRVTFPLADGTARPAWRTTLTADNHHLYDTVVDAGNGTVLLRTDLTSNEGPEGRVFTDQNPTLGSATTVPFSGLGRSWVTGRVTTGNNAEVSQDPDGDETLGHQPQTPAAGDPAYQHFDYTFTDAFRTSGGTDLTTDRDAVVTQAFYYTNRMHDHLYGLGFDEASGNFQEDNLGGGGSGGDRVDVYVDFDANGDSACNANFSTPADGENGTMRLFVGRASCGNHNIHRAMNGDTIAHEYSHGLSNRLVGGGDLGDGEQTGALGEGWSDAVATSLWNDPVYGEYNNGRPTGIRSVAYDDSDLTYADLCSGGCQVHSDGEIWATAMWDMRTALVGAYGYATGKQRHEQLMVDGMKLTPSSPDFLDARDGILAADRANHGGANQCLLWGVFAGRGMGASATSPSQDQANPATDYPASCRPTADAGGPYSTEEGADVRLDASGSTVPGGGGSYSWDFDGDGAYDDATGVSPLFDRVGRDGTYTVGLRVGNAAGADTDTATVTVTNVAPTVAFTVQGPREEGGKLTVAGTVTDPGWLDPLTATIDPGDGKPVALPGQLENNRPDATLTFSRELVFGDNGTFTVKICGNDDDTTTCRDAEITVANVDPTAAIDKTDAVPLAGGRTLVVHAGEEHRYTARVTDPGSDDETMSWAWGDGTPATTTTSLVNPPDPDPARSPSVQPRDLTDAQAHTYAKPCLYDLSFTARDDDGGTGSDAMPVIVQGNAPLSMLADVWYVKYLTGDLTGLGKKTLDCYLKIVQHASAVFSEKVDVSTQDKAADVLFLNLLLDPKRSLDRQLLAAWLNFANGAFEPNELVDTDSDLKPDTPFLEAVQNAEKVRLDPNATTQRLKAQAVILTCINIPLV